Below is a window of Bordetella genomosp. 9 DNA.
GGCCGCCTGCGTGGGATCGCCGACAGGCGCCTGGTAGGCGATGGTGCCCGCATTCGACAAGGCCGCGGTTTCCGAGCTGCCCGTGACGTTCCAGACGCTGCTCGAATCGATGCTGACGGCCAGTGGATCGATGCGGCCGGTCAGGGTCGTGCCATTGCGCAGGACCACCGAGCCGCTGCTGCTGGCATCGGCGATCAGGTCGCCGTTCAGCGACACGCCCTGCGCATCGAGGTTGACCACGCTGGCGTTCGTCAGGTTCAGCAAGGTGCCGGTCGATGCCGTGATCACGGTCCCCGGGCGCACGCTGATGTCGGCGCGCGCGCCGGTCACCTCGATCGCATTGCCGGCCTGCGCATTGAACGTGCCGCCATTGAGCACGATGTTCGAGACGTTGCCGGTCGCGGCGGTATCGGTCACGGCGATGGCGGCCGTGCCGCCCTGCACGGTGCTGTTGTTCAGCGTGACCGTGCCGCCCGCATTGGCCAGGACGCCGGGACCGCTTGCGCTGCGCATCACCGTCCCGTTGGCCGTGGCGGCGCCCGCCGGTCCTTCGACCTGCAAGGCCGCGGCGTTCGCGCCGCTGGCCAGGATGGACCCGCCCATCAAGGCGGCGGTCGCGCCGCTGTCCAGCATGATGCCCGAGGCCAGATCGCCGGCCGTGGTCACGGTGGCGTTCGTCAGCTGCAGCGTGCCCGCGCTGCTGATGTGGATGCCCGCTGCCCCGGCGCCCGTGGTGGCGATACTGCCGCCATTGACCACGACGTCGCCGTTGGCGCCGGACGAGCTGATACCGGCCGCGCCCGAGCCGCTGGTCGTGATGCTGGTGTCGGTCAGCGCGATGACGCCGCCGGCGGCCTGGTTGTCCAGCGCGATGCCCGTACCCGAAACCGTGATGCTGCCGGCCGTGCCGACCACGCTGCCGCCGACCGCGCTGGGATCCAGCAGGATGCCGTCGGCCGAACCGCTCGCCAGGATGGCGCCCGTGCCGGAGAAGGCCACCGACGCGCCCGCCCCGGTCAGGTGTACCGCGGCGGTGCCGTCATCGGCGCGTATCACGCCGTTGTTGACCAGGCTGGCATTGGCGCCCTGCACCAGCGCGCCGTCGCCATGCGCGACCTGGATGGTCGCGTTGTTCTGCACGGTGCCCTGCGCGCCGACCACCACGCCGGTGGAAGACCGGCCGGTGAAGGCGATGGTGCTGTTGTTGACCAGCGTGCCCTGGTTGCGCGCGACGAAACCGACGACGCCGTCGGACGACGACTGGATGGCCGCGTTGTTGACCAGCGTGGTGGGCACCGCATCGCCCGCGGCCGCGCCGGTGATGTCGTGGCCCTGGCCATCGACGATGCCGGCCGTCGCGCCCGCGTTCGACAGCATGATGGTCGTCCCGGCGTCGATCGTGCCGGCGGCGCCGCCTTCGTTGACGATGGCGACCGCGCCGCCCGCGCCGCCGGCCGCTCCGCTCACGCGCCAGGTCGAGTTGCCCGTCGACAGCGTGGTGCCCTTCCCGGTAGCGACCACGCCGCGCGCATCCTTGCCGGCGACCGTGATGTCGAACGCGCCCGCCGTGGATCCGCCGGTGAAAGCCGCGCCGTCACCGACGCGGAACAGCGTCGAACGCTCGGTATCCACGGTCATCGTGGTGGCCGACACGTTGATCGCCGACCCGGCGCCGGACGCATAGAAGCCGATCTGGTCGGTGCCGCCGACGAAGCGCGGCACCGCGCCCGCCGCGACGTTGACCGTGCCGCCGTTCTGGGCGAACACGCCGATGGCGCCCACGCCGCCCAGGTTGACCGCGCCGCTCACCGAGGCCACGCCCTGCGCGCCGTCCACCCAGACGCCGAAGTTGCGCGTGCCGCTGGCAGGGTCGGCATTGCCGTTGACGTTGATCGTGCCCGTCGATTCGGCGTTCGCCGCGATGCCCGGATCGGCGTTCACCATGACGCCGATGCCGTTGACGCCATTGACATTGATCGTGCCGGCATTGCGCACGATGGCGTTGGTGCCGGCGGCGCCGTTGTCGTCGGCGAGCATGCCGATGTTCGACAGCGGGACGCCGCCCGCCGCGCCGTTGATGTCGATCGTGCCGTTGTTCTGCAGGAGCGACGTGACCGGCGCAGTGGAAAACATGGCCACCGCGTTCTGCGCCTGCGAACCGATCACGATATGGCCGTCATTGATGGCGGTATCGCCCGTATCCATGATGCGTACGCCATAGGTCGGCCCGGCGATTTCCACATCCGCCACGGCGTCGGTGGTGGCGTACTGCGCGGCGCGGCCGATATACAGCGTGCCGCCGGCCGTGTTGGTGAAGGTGCTGCCGCCGCGGACATTCACACCCACCACGGTCGCCGTGTAGTCGGGATTCACGCCGATATTGATGGAGCCGTTGTTGGTGCCCGCCGCGCCGTTGGCCAGCCCGATGCCCGTGGTGGTATAGCCGTTGAAGCTCATGCCCGACACGTTGACCACGCCGTTGTTCACTACAGTGGTGCCCTGGCCCGAAGCCACGATGCCGGAGCCGGTGTAATAGAACAGGTCGTCGGTCGCGGTGCTGGCCTTGTCGCCGACCAGATACCCCGCGGATACCACGCCGTTGGCGGCGTTGATGAAGTGCGAACCGCTTTCGACTCGGGCCACCTGCTGGATGACATTGCCCGACAGGATGCCGTGGTTGGTGATCGTGGCGCCGTTGGTAGCCTTGACCGCGCCCGAGGCGCGCTCCATGTCCAGCTGCGCGCCGGCGGCGATGGTCGCGCTGCCGCGCGCGCCGTTGGCCAGGATGGCGTAGCGGTCGCCGTTGGGCACACGGGTCAGGTCGCCATCGGACGTGTTGGTCGTGTAGGTGACCGGCGTATCGACGGTGTTGAAGGCCTGTGCGAAAGCCGTGTCGTAGGCGTACTGCGAGGTGATGACGCCGTTTTTCAGCGCGTCGACCAGCACGTTGTTGTACGCCGCCAGTTCCGCGGCGTTGGTGACGGAATAGGTGGCGCCATTGAAATTCACCGTGCCGGCATAGGTGGTCACGGGCACGTACACCGTCAGGCGGCCGTTGGCGTCCGGCGTGGGCAGGCCCGGATCGATGCCCATGTCGATGGCATTGCGCGATTGCCAGACGACGCGGCTGTTGGCGTTGCCGCTGCCGTCGGCCGACGTCAGGTAGGTCTGCTTGGACACCATCAGGATGGCGTTGGACGATGGCGAGCCCGTCGGCGTGGCGCCCAGGTTCACGTTCAGGGTACCGCCGCTGTTTTCGACCCGGCCCAGCGAGGCCTTGTAGTACATGTCGCCGTTGACGTCCTCGAACTGGTTGACCGGCGTGGCCAGGTTCGACTGGTCGGCCAGGGACGCCGAGTCGAAGGTCCGGAACACGACGTTGGCGCCGGTGGCGGGATTGCGCGCGCTGATGGCGACGTTCTGCGGCCCGGTGACCAGCGCGCTGGAATCGAAGGTGCCGGAGACCACGTTGACCGTATTGGCGGGCACCGTGGTGTTGCCGTTGTAGCCGGTGCCGACCACCGACGTGCCGCGCAACGTGACGGTCTGGCCGTGATTGACCACGGCTTCGCCGACGCCCTCGTTGCTGACCGGGGGGTTGTAGTCGGCGATGGTGCAATGGCCGCCGACCGGCCCGGATTGATCCGCCGTGCCGGTCTTGCAGCTGGACGCCGCCGACAGGCCGGGCGTGAGCATGCCTGCCGCCAGCAGCGACAGGAAGGGAATGACGGCGCGCGCCGTCAATGCGCGGGTCGCGCGGCTGGAAGACGTCGACGCCGATTTGGCGTGTCCACGGGCGACTTCCGACGTGACGATGAATTGCTGCCTGGCCGAGTTCCAGACCGTCTTATGGAACAGATTCATTTTTACGGGCCTACCATGTCTCGTATGGTTGAGGACCTCCGCTTGGCGTAGTACGGCACAAGCGGAAGCGTTGGCCCATGATTCGGTCGAATCGTCTCGTAACCAATTGACGATTCGGTCTACGGCGTACAGGCGTCATGAAGGTGGCTGACCGAAGGCCGCCACGCCGTGGGTGTAGGGATGGATGAATGCCGCGGGGGGCGCCCCCTATGGCAACGCCGCCGCCACATGGCCGATTAAGCGGGTGGTCAAGGCAAACGGACTAGGACAAAGGCCATGCGGCCTACGTCCGTCCTAGTCAAACCGGTGGGAGGTCCTGCGATCGGCTTTGCGTCGCGCCCACGCCACGGCATGCCGCCCAGGCGGCCTTTGCCGCTACACCGCCGCCATCGCCGGCGATTCCTCGGCCGGGACGGACGATGCCAGCCGCGATGCGCGGCGGTCTTCCAGGATCATCCGCGCGCCCTTCTCGGCGATCATGACGGTGGGCGAATTGGTATTGCCCGACGTGATCGTGGGCATGATGGACGCGTCGATGACCCGCAATCCGTCGATGCCGTGCACGCGCAGCCGCGCATCCACGACGGCATGCCGGTCCACGCCCATCCGGCAGGTGCCGACGGGGTGGAAGATCGTGGTGCCGATATCGCCGGCGGCGCGCGCCAGGTCCTCGTCGCTTTCCAGGTGCGGGCCGGGGCGGTATTCCTCGGGCTGGTAATCGGCCAGCGCGGGTTGCGCCACGATGCGGCGCGTCAGCCTTACGCTCTGCACCGCCACGCGACGGTCCTCGTCGGTGGACAGGTAGTTGCACAGGATCTGGGGATGATCCGCCGCGTCAGGCGTGGCGATGCGCACGTGGCCGCGGCTGGTGGGCCGCAGATTGCACACCGACGCGGTGAAGGCCGGAAAGGCATGCAGCGGCTCGCCGAATTTTTCCAGCGACAGCGGCTGCACGTGGTATTGCACGTTGGCGCGCGCATGCTCGGGCCCGGACCGCGCGAAGGCGCCCAGCTGCGACGGCGCCATGGTCAGCGGGCCCCGCTTCATGAACAGGTACTGCAGCCCCATCATGCCCTTGCCCCACAGGGTGCCGGCGATGGCGTTCAGCGTCTTCGCGCCGGTGACCTTGTAGATCAGGCGCAGTTGCAGGTGGTCCTGCAGATTGCCGCCCACGCCGGGCAGATCGTGCAGCACCGGCACGCCGTGCGATTGCAGCCACGCGCCGGGCCCGATGCCGGACACCTGCAGCAGCTGCGCCGAGCCGATGGCGCCGGCGGACAGGATGACCTCCCCGCGCGCGCGTGCCAGCTGTTCGCCGCCCGTGGCGCCGCGAAAGCGCACACCGGCCGCGCGGCGGCCGTCGAACGCCAGGCGCGTGACGCGCGCGCCGGTGACGATGCGCAGGTTGCGCCGCTTGAGTATCGGCTTCAGGAACGCGCTGGAGGCATTCCAGCGCACGCCGCGCCGCTGGTTGACGTCGAAGTAATCGCAGCCTTCGTTATCGCCGCGGTTGAAGTCGTCGATGGACGGAATGCCCGCCTGCGCGGCGGCCTGGCGGAAAGCGTCGAGCAGGCCCCAGGACAGGCGCTGGCGTTCCACCCGCCATTCGCCGCCCTTGCCGTGATAGGGCCCGTCATCGCCGTGATAGTCCTCGGTCTGCTTGAACACCGGCAACACGTCTTCCCAGCTCCAGCCGGGATTGCCGGCCGCGGCCCAGCCGTCGTAGTCCTGGCGCTGGCCGCGCATGTAGATCATCCCGTTGATGGACGAACTGCCGCCCAGCACACGCCCGCGCGGATAGCCCAGGTCGCGGCCGTTCAGGCCTGGGTCCGGCTGGGTGCGGTAGCACCAGTCGGTGCGCGGATTGCCGATGCAGTACAGATAGCCCACGGGTATGTGGATCCAGTGCCAGTTGTCCGGGCCGCCGGCCTCCAGCAGCAGGACCCGTACATCCGGATCGGCGGACAGGCGGTTGGCCAGCAGGCAGCCGGCCGAGCCGGCGCCCACGATGATGTAGTCGAAGTCCAGGCCGTCGGCGCCGCCCGTGCGTGCCGTATCGCCGATGCGCGCGGTCGCCCGAGCCGACACTCCTTCGCCTGTCGCCATCGCCATGGCTGTCTCCATATTGCTTATCGGCCATGGCCCCCGCGCGTCGCGCGAGGACCAGGACGCTTGTTTTTCGCCGCCCCGCCGTCATGCCGGCAAACGGGGCGGTCCACTGGCGTTTTAGATCACTTGCCTGCCGAGGGCAAGGCCGCGACGGCGGCCGCGAGCGCCGCGCGCAGTTCGGCGCCCGGCGCCGTCATGGGCGCGCGCGGCGTGTCCTCGCATCCATGCAGGGACGCCAGCACCGCCTTCAGCGGTCCGGGGTTGGGGTGCGCGTACAGCAGCCGGATCAGCGGCGCCAGCGCATGGAAGATGGCGCGCGCGTCCGCCCAGCGGCCCGCGTCGGCGGCATCGAACATCGCCACGTACAGATCCGGCCTGACGTGCGCCGTCGCGATGATGGCGCCGGCTCCGCCCAACGCCAGGGTGGTCAGTGCCTGCAGGTCTTCGCCCGCCATGACGGCCAGGCGGCCATCGGCGATCAGGGCGATGGTCTTGTCCAGCGATCCGCCGCAGTCCTTGATGGCGACGATATTGGGATGCGCGGCCAGCGCCAGCAGCGTGGCGGTTTCCAGCGTCGCCCCGGTCCGGTAGGGAATGTCGTACAGCACCAGGGGCGCGCGCGCGGCGTCGGCCAGCGCTTCGAACCATGTACGCAACCCGTCCTGCGCCGGCCTGACGTAGGCGGGCGCGGACGCCAGGACGCCCGCCAGCGGCCGCGCGGAGAATTCGCGGATGCGGTCGACGGCGTGGTTCAGATGGTTGCCGGACAGGCCCATCGCCACGGGCAGGCCGGCGGCTTCGTCCAGGATGGTGTCGAGCACCAGCAGCTGTTCGCGCGCGTCCAGCGCGGCGGCCTCGCCGGTGCTGCCGCAGGCCACCAGGCCGTGCACGCCGGCGGCGCGGTAATGACGCACCAGGCGGCGCAGCGCGGCCTGGTCGACTTCACCGTGCTTGAAAGGCGTGACCAGCGGGATCCAGATGCCGCGGAAAGTTGTGGAAGGTTCGTGGGCAGGGCTGGGGGTTTCCATATCGACTCCAATGAACGACCGTGGGCGGTCCGCTGGAAGCGCGCCGGATACGTATGGATCGGTATGGAGTGAAGTAGGCCTCCGCCCTGCCGCTGTTCCGTCGCTCTTCTGACGGAACAGCTGCTCCGGTCAGGTGAGCGGCTGTTTTTTGACGCCGGGCCGTCCCAAGTCAAAAAGCCCCCTCGGGGGGCAGCAAGCCGGTTTCACCGGCGCGGCGTGGGGGCATTTCCCGGCTTTGGCGATGTGCGCGCGGGCTTGCGCCATGCCAGGAGCATGGGCAGTAGTGTGCGGGATAGGGAAGGCGCGCGTAGCCATGAGCGGGATCATACCCTGCCTTATGCCCGCAGGCTGTCCAGGAATACCTGGCACAGCGCCTCCATGCCGACGCGATCCTCGTCGTCGAAACGACCAGGCACCGGGCTGTCGACGTCCCACACGCCGATCAGCTGGCCATCCCGCACCAGCGGCACGACGATTTCCGATCGGGATGCCGCGTCGCAGGCGATGTGGCCGGGAAAGGCATGCACGTCCGGCACGACCTGGGTGCGCCGCTGGCTCGCGGCCGCGCCGCAGACGCCGCGGTCCAGCGCGATCCGCACGCAGGCGGGCTTGCCCTGGAATGGCCCGACCACCAGTTCCTTGCCGTCGTAGAAATAGAAGCCCGCCCAGTTCAGCTCCGACAGCGACTGGTAGACCAGCGCGGAGAAATTGGCGGCGTTGGCGATACGGTCGTACTCGCCGGCCAACAGCCCGCGCGCCTGGTCGACCAGTTCGGCATAGTGTTCGGACTTGCTGGCGGCGGTGGATGGCGCGGCGGTAAACATGGCGTTGGCTCCGGGATCGCCCCCCGCGTCGCCCCTTGAAAACGGGGACACTGCCGGGACGTGCGCATTTGGGCACAATCCACGGACGCGGGCCGGGCATCCTCGCAAAAAGTGGGAGAATACCGCTTTGCCGTCCCTCTTACCCGCCGCCTGATCCCCCGTCCTGGTTTTGCGCCCGGATGCCGTTCCGGCCCGGGCCCGGCTCGGCCTTCGCGCGGCCCATCCGTCGGCCGCTTTCCACCCGTTCTTTGATGCCACCTTCCATGGACAAGCCTTTCGAACCCGAATGCACCTTTTCTGAACGCGCCCTGCAGCTGACCAGTTCGGCCATCCGCGAGATCCTCAAAGTCACCGAGCGGCCGGACGTCATCTCTTTCGCGGGCGGCCTGCCGGCCCCCAGCGGCTTCCCGGTGGAAGTCGTACGCGAAGCGTTCGACAAGGTACTGGTTTCGAATGGCCGCTCCGCGCTGCAGTACGGCCCGACCGAAGGCTACAGCCCCTTGCGGGCCTGGGTCGCCGACGACCTGAACCGCAACGGCGCGCACGTCACGCCCGAGCAGATCCTGATCGTCTCCGGCTCGCAGCAGGCGCTGGACCTGCTGGGCAAGGTGCTGATCGACAAGGACAGCAAGGTCATGGTGGAAACGCCCAGCTACCTGGGCGCGCTGCAATCCTTCAGCCTGTACCAGCCGCGCTACGAATCCGTGGCTTCGGACGAAGGCGGCCTGATTCCCGAAGCGCTGACGCCGGCGACCGCCCGCGGCGCGCGTTTCCTGTACGCCTTGCCGAACTTCCAGAACCCCACCGGCCGCACGCTGACGCGCCATCGCCGCGAAGCCCTGGTGCAGCAGGCCGCCCGCCTGAACCTGCCGGTGGTGGAAGACGATCCCTACGGCGAACTGCGCTACGCCGGCGAACATCAGCCCAGCCTGCTGTCGCTGGGCGGCGAAGCCGGCGCCCATGTCATCCGCATGGGCTCGTTTTCCAAGGTGCTGGCGCCCGGCCTGCGCCTGGGCTACATCGCGGCGTCGCGCGCGCTGATCGACAAGATGGTGCAGGCCAAGCAGGCCACCGACCTGCACACGTCCACGCTGACGCAGATGGCGGTGTACGAAATCGTCAAGGACGGCTTCCTGGCCAAGCACCTGCCCACCGTGCGCGAACTCTATCGCCAGCAGTGCGGCTACATGCTGGACGCCCTGCAGCAGGAATTCCCCGCCGCGGCGACCTGGACCCGTCCGGAAGGCGGCATGTTCATCTGGGTCACGCTGCCCGAAGGCATCGACACGGCGCAATTGCTGCAACAGGCCATCGCCGAAAAAGTCGCCTTCGTGCCCGGCCAGCCCTTCTATGCCAACACGCCGTCGCCGCGCAATACGCTGCGGCTCAGCTTCGTCACCGTGCCGGAAGAGAAAATCCGCAGCGGCATGGCCACGCTGGGCCGCCTGATCAAGGCGCAATTGGGCTGAGGCCGGCGGCATGTCCACGCAGCAAGCGCGGCGCGGCCCCGACGGCGCCATCGACCTGAACGACATCGAGTTCGACGACTGGGTGGCCCGTTGGCTGCCCCGCTCGTGGGGGCCGTACGCGCGGCTGTGCCGCCTGGACCGGCCCATCGGCACCTGGCTGACCCTGCTGCCCGCGCTCGCCGCGCTGGCCCAGGCGGCGGGCGGCTGGCCCGAACCCTGGCGCGTCGTGGTCTTTTCGCTGGGCGCGCTGCTGATGCGCGGCATCGGCTGCACCATCAACGACATTTTCGATCGCGACATCGACAAGCACGTCGAACGCACGCGCTACCGGCCGCTGACCAGCGGCCAGCTGACGCTGCGGCAGGCCCTCTGGTTCCTGTTCGCGCAGCTGGCCGTGTGCGCGTCGCTGTTGCTGGCCATCAATCCCATGAGCCGCTGGCTGGCGGTCGCGCTGCTGCCCATCGTGGTCATCTATCCCCTGTGCAAGCGCATCACCTACTGGCCGCAGGCGGTGCTGGGCGTGTGCTTCAACTGGGGCATGCTGATGGCCTGGTCGGACACGCGCAACGAAGTCCCCCTGGGCGCGATCGCGGTGTATATCGGCACCATCCTGTGGCAGATCGGCTACGACACCATCTATGCGTACATCGACGTGCGCGACGACCGGCGGCTCGGCCTGCATTCCACCGCGTTGCGCTTCGGCGCGGCGGGCAAGGCCTGGATCGGCGGCTTCTACGCCGCCACGCTGGCGCTGTGGGCCTGGGGGGGTTATGCCATCGGCATGGGCTGGCCCTATGCGGTCGGCATGGTGCTGATCGGCATCCACCTGGCCTGGCAGCTGCGCAGGCTCGACCTGGACCGGCCCGAACTCGGCCTGGGATTGTTCCGCGCCAATCTGTGGGTAGGCGTGATGCTGGTGGCCGCCTCCGTGTTCGGCGGCCTGGCGGGCTGAACGCCTACTGGATCCGCCGTATCGTCGGCGGCTGCCACAAGCCCTCGATGGCGTCCTGCCCCGGCTGGTACAGGCGCATGACCAGCGTGAAACGGCCGCTCTGCGGCGCGGGCAGCCAGTTGCGGACCTGCTCGCCGGTCGGCTGCGCGTACTGCACATAGGCCGTCAGGACACCGCCCTGCCCGGGCGTCAACGGATGGCGGGTGCCCATCGCATACACGTTCACCTGATTGTCGTACAGCTCGCGGCGGTCGTTGTACAGCGTCATCGACCACAGCACGTCGGCCGGCGGCAACTGGCCACGGTCGAAGCGCACTTCGTACCGGAAACTGCCGTCCAGCGGACGCCCGTCCGAATCCGCGTGCGCGCGCAGCACGATCTCGTCCTCCGGCAAGGCCACCGCGCCCTGCGCACGCGCGGCCCGCGCGCGCAGGGCGTAATCCGTCCCGTAGCTGCCCAGGCGCCGGTCAGGCATGCGCCACGCGTCGCCGCCGCGCGGGCGCGGTTGGACGGGCGAACGCACGCTGGCCTGTCCGCGCTGCACGCCGGCCTCCACCGCCGCCTGCAGATTGGCAGGCAGGCTGGCCCAGTCGAAACGCTGCCCCGGAACCAGGCCCAGCCGCGCCATGCGCTGCAACATGGGCCCGTCGCCCGCGTGCGGCGGATAGCGCGAGACCAGTTCGGCAAAGGCCGCGAAGTAGGCCTGCGGCTTCATCTCCGCGACCTGGTCGACCGGCGCGCGCCGCGACAGCGCCACGTCGAATTGGCCGTCCGGCGGTACGGTCTTCTTGCCCCAGCGCGACAAGGGTGTCGCGTCCAGCGCCATCTGGAAACCCTGTGCGCCCCCCAGGTCGCGCACGCCGCCATAGGCGATGCGCACGCGCAGCAGGCCTGCCGCCGTGGGCGCGCGGATGATTTCGGCCGGCTTGGGCAGCTTGCCATGCCAATCGGGCGCGACGATGGCGTACACGCGCGCGCCGTCCTGCACGGTGCGGCTGCCCGGGGCGGCGAAGGCATCGGCCCACATGTCCGTCAGCGTGATGGCGTAGTAGCGCCCGCGCGCATCGGGCACGTCGATCAGCAGCGGTTCCCGCGACACGTCGAACCACAGCTGCGACCACAGCGTGTCCAGGTCGGGGTAAGGCAGCCCGTGCAGCAGCGGCTCCGCGGCGCGGCTCATATGCGCGAATCGGTTGACCGGCGCGCCGGCGCCCAGGGACGTGTCGGGCGCCTGCACATTCGTCTGCACGCGTCGCGCGACGTCCATCAGGACCATGGGATAGGCATAGACATAGGCGTCGGCCGCGATCTCGCGCGCCTGGTTGGCATCCATCGGCGGCGCCGCCATGGCCGGCGTGATCTCCAACCCCGTCACCAACCCCAGCGCCGCCCCCAGCGCCAGCTGGCCCATGCAGCCAGGAATCGCGGCGCCCGCGATGCGGCCGACCCCCGCCTGAAGAAGACGCTGGAAGAACTTCCGTAGCGACATACCTGCTCCGATACCGACCCGCATGGGCACACGGCAGGTCCCGCCCACGCCCGAGCCCGCCTGCGCCATCCTAGTCCGTCCGGCCATCCTTTCGAATCGGCGAAAGGCGCGAATAACGCCTTAGTCCACGGTGCGTTCGCGCGGGCGGCCGGCGGCCTGCATTCCGCCGCCGCAGCCGATAGAATGCGCCCTATAGGTGCATGCCGCGGGGCAATGCGCCGCCACGTTCATCCACTCTCAGGCACGCCCATGTATCCCACCGTCACCGACGGCGAGCAAGCGCCGCGCAAGCCCATCACCCTCGCCACCCTGTCCGCCATGCACCAGCGCGGCGAAAAAATCGCCATGCTGACCTGCTATGACGCCAGCTTCGCGGCGCTGCTGGACCGCAGCGGCGTGGACATCCTGCTGATCGGCGATTCGCTGGGCAACGTGGTGCAGGGACAATCGTCGACCCTGCCCGTGACGTTGGAGCAGATGATCTACCACACCGAATGCGTCGTGCGCGGCAACAAGACGGCGTGGGTGCTGGCGGACATGCCCTGGGGCAGCTATCACGAATCGGCCGCGCAGGCCTACGCCAGCGCGGCCCGCCTGATGGCGGCCGGCGCGCAGATGGTCAAGGTCGAAGGCATGGACGGCCGTACGCCGTGGATGTCGGATATCGTGGCCTGCCTGACCGAACGCGGCATACCGGTGTGCGCGCACATGGGCCTGACGCCGCAGTTCGTGCACGCGCTGGGCGGCTACCGGGTGCAGGGCAAGGACGAGGCAGGCGCGGCCTACCTGAAGCAGCAGGCGCGCGTCATGCGCGACGCGGGCGCCAGCATGCTGCTGTACGAGATGGTGCCTGCCGCGCTCGCCGCCGAGATCACCGCGGACGTGAACATCCCGACGATAGGCATAGGCGCGGGTCCCGGATGTACCGGGCAGGTGCTGGTGCTGCACGACATGCTGAACGTCTTCCCGGGCCGCAAGGCGCGCTTCGTGCGCAACTTCATGGAAGGCGCGGGCAGCATCCAGGAAGCCGTCCAGGCCTACGTGCGCGCCGTCAAGGACGGCAGCTTCCCGGCGCAGGAACACTCGTACTGACGGTCACACCGTGTAGTTGAGCGCCAGCCGCCCGCCATCGATGTAAAGCGTCTCGCCCGTGATGTAGCTGGACGCGTTGCTCAGCAGATAGGCCACGGCGTCGGCGACTTCCGCCGGTTCGCCCAGGCGGCGCATCGGCGTGCGGCTCATCAGCCGCGCCCGCGTGGCTTCGTCGGCCAGCACGGCCTTGCTCGCCAGCTCGGTGGCGATGGTACCCGGGCCGACCGCATTGACCCGTATGCCGTGGTCGACCAGCGCCAGCGCCATGACGCGCGTCAGCTGCGCCAGCCCGCCCTTGCTGGCGTTATAGGAAGCGATGGTCGGGATCGCCATGACGGCGTTGACCGAGCTCATGTGGACGATGGCGCCGCCGCCCTGCTCCACCATCAGGCGCGCCACGGCCTGGCCGACCAGGAAGGCGCCTTTCAGGTTCACGTCCAGCACGGCGTCCCAATCGTCTTCCGTGATGTCCAGGAAGCTGCACGGGCGCACGATGCCGGCGTTGCTGACCAGTTGATCGATGCGGCCGT
It encodes the following:
- a CDS encoding autotransporter outer membrane beta-barrel domain-containing protein, with amino-acid sequence MNLFHKTVWNSARQQFIVTSEVARGHAKSASTSSSRATRALTARAVIPFLSLLAAGMLTPGLSAASSCKTGTADQSGPVGGHCTIADYNPPVSNEGVGEAVVNHGQTVTLRGTSVVGTGYNGNTTVPANTVNVVSGTFDSSALVTGPQNVAISARNPATGANVVFRTFDSASLADQSNLATPVNQFEDVNGDMYYKASLGRVENSGGTLNVNLGATPTGSPSSNAILMVSKQTYLTSADGSGNANSRVVWQSRNAIDMGIDPGLPTPDANGRLTVYVPVTTYAGTVNFNGATYSVTNAAELAAYNNVLVDALKNGVITSQYAYDTAFAQAFNTVDTPVTYTTNTSDGDLTRVPNGDRYAILANGARGSATIAAGAQLDMERASGAVKATNGATITNHGILSGNVIQQVARVESGSHFINAANGVVSAGYLVGDKASTATDDLFYYTGSGIVASGQGTTVVNNGVVNVSGMSFNGYTTTGIGLANGAAGTNNGSINIGVNPDYTATVVGVNVRGGSTFTNTAGGTLYIGRAAQYATTDAVADVEIAGPTYGVRIMDTGDTAINDGHIVIGSQAQNAVAMFSTAPVTSLLQNNGTIDINGAAGGVPLSNIGMLADDNGAAGTNAIVRNAGTINVNGVNGIGVMVNADPGIAANAESTGTINVNGNADPASGTRNFGVWVDGAQGVASVSGAVNLGGVGAIGVFAQNGGTVNVAAGAVPRFVGGTDQIGFYASGAGSAINVSATTMTVDTERSTLFRVGDGAAFTGGSTAGAFDITVAGKDARGVVATGKGTTLSTGNSTWRVSGAAGGAGGAVAIVNEGGAAGTIDAGTTIMLSNAGATAGIVDGQGHDITGAAAGDAVPTTLVNNAAIQSSSDGVVGFVARNQGTLVNNSTIAFTGRSSTGVVVGAQGTVQNNATIQVAHGDGALVQGANASLVNNGVIRADDGTAAVHLTGAGASVAFSGTGAILASGSADGILLDPSAVGGSVVGTAGSITVSGTGIALDNQAAGGVIALTDTSITTSGSGAAGISSSGANGDVVVNGGSIATTGAGAAGIHISSAGTLQLTNATVTTAGDLASGIMLDSGATAALMGGSILASGANAAALQVEGPAGAATANGTVMRSASGPGVLANAGGTVTLNNSTVQGGTAAIAVTDTAATGNVSNIVLNGGTFNAQAGNAIEVTGARADISVRPGTVITASTGTLLNLTNASVVNLDAQGVSLNGDLIADASSSGSVVLRNGTTLTGRIDPLAVSIDSSSVWNVTGSSETAALSNAGTIAYQAPVGDPTQAASYKTVTASSYSGNGGAIALNTYVAGDGAPSDRLVINGGTATGTTALRINNTGGGGARTTGDGINVVAVTNGGTTAPGAFSLAAPVQAGAHEYLLYRGGSASADDYFLRSTLGGPTSPSDPTPTGPVAYRPAVAGYALMPALNLDYGFAMLGRLHERVGDVYATEQNQKGNKDGFWGRIGGDGLNADSGRFSVNQHTFFMQFGKDWTLSQSEEGGSTHAGVTATLGVTDSDFKDGKRDLNATLSDKAGSATTQAQSLGGYYTKYWRDGSYWDSVAQVTHYRNKYDDVYGNSGNQNGVGIALSQEVGKPFALMPKLSIEPQAQLVYQYLKLDSFDDGISRVSGNSSNALRGRLGFRLFAPNLKTDDGAGSGTPYMTFDVLHDFIPARAVTVGDTSVRSSFGRTWGEVGFGINEAVGKGGQLYATIKLAKNLGGEERRGVFGQVGYRYSW
- a CDS encoding GMC family oxidoreductase, which encodes MAMATGEGVSARATARIGDTARTGGADGLDFDYIIVGAGSAGCLLANRLSADPDVRVLLLEAGGPDNWHWIHIPVGYLYCIGNPRTDWCYRTQPDPGLNGRDLGYPRGRVLGGSSSINGMIYMRGQRQDYDGWAAAGNPGWSWEDVLPVFKQTEDYHGDDGPYHGKGGEWRVERQRLSWGLLDAFRQAAAQAGIPSIDDFNRGDNEGCDYFDVNQRRGVRWNASSAFLKPILKRRNLRIVTGARVTRLAFDGRRAAGVRFRGATGGEQLARARGEVILSAGAIGSAQLLQVSGIGPGAWLQSHGVPVLHDLPGVGGNLQDHLQLRLIYKVTGAKTLNAIAGTLWGKGMMGLQYLFMKRGPLTMAPSQLGAFARSGPEHARANVQYHVQPLSLEKFGEPLHAFPAFTASVCNLRPTSRGHVRIATPDAADHPQILCNYLSTDEDRRVAVQSVRLTRRIVAQPALADYQPEEYRPGPHLESDEDLARAAGDIGTTIFHPVGTCRMGVDRHAVVDARLRVHGIDGLRVIDASIMPTITSGNTNSPTVMIAEKGARMILEDRRASRLASSVPAEESPAMAAV